The following coding sequences are from one Triticum dicoccoides isolate Atlit2015 ecotype Zavitan chromosome 4A, WEW_v2.0, whole genome shotgun sequence window:
- the LOC119288674 gene encoding uncharacterized protein LOC119288674, which produces MAMHYCCSLRSELPLARPSCVAALLASLHAAANRVAPARLVRAAVTRRRWPPCSAVSRWSPHVPRRLRRLRRGDLSPCDDLADLAGAASVSRLWCRWGNQSMREREGEKAGGTHAAGDDVRWQEDGRFGASRSGHTSSAMNSEEAHGSPEKEIEAAVVFTGEGGGGPDCFFEEKLGTRLHF; this is translated from the exons ATGGCCATGCACTACTGCTGCTCGTTGCGGTCGGAGCTGCCACTTGCCAGGCCAAGCTGCGTAGCGGCCCTGCTGGCCTCGCTACATGCTGCCGCGAACCGCGTCGCACCTGCTCGCCTCGTCCGTGCAGCGGTGACGCGCCGCCGCTGGCCGCCATGCTCTGCCGTGAGCCGCTGGTCGCCGCATGTACCCCGCAGGCTTCGTCGACTGCGTCGGGGGGACCTCTCCCCCTGCGACGACCTTGccgacctcgccggcgccgccagcGTTTCCCGCCTCTGGTGCAG GTGGGGAAATCAGTCGATGAGAGAGAGGGAAGGGGAAAAAGCAGGAGGTACGCACGCCGCCGGCGACGACGTCAGATGGCAGGAGGATGGAAGGTTTGGCGCCAGCCGCTCCGGCCACACCAGCTCCGCCATGAACTCAGAGGAGGCACACGGGTCACCGGAGAAAGAGATCGAGGCGGCGGTGGTCTtcaccggagaaggaggcggaggacccgattgcttttttgaaGAAAAACTAGGGACCCGATTGCATTTTTAG
- the LOC119284989 gene encoding mitogen-activated protein kinase kinase 9-like, giving the protein MALVRQRRQLPHLTLPLDHFALRTPPPPPPPAVAPCAPAEGLARLSDYERISQLGQGNGGTVFKARHRRTAQHFALKLFAAGDGDPSAAREAEILMLASGAPHVVRLHAVIPSPAAEQPAALALELVSGGSLAGLLRALGRPMGERPIAAVARQALLGLAALHALRVVHRDLKPANLLVGAGGEVKIADFGAGKVLRRRLDPCASYVGTAAYMSPERFDPEAYSGDYDPYAADVWSLGMAILELYLGHFPLLPAGQRPDWAALMCAICFGEAPEAPAAASDEFRDFVARCLEKKAGRRASVAELLQHPFIAERDAEEAQRCLAALVAEAAELGDQ; this is encoded by the coding sequence ATGGCTCTCGTCCGGCAGCGCCGCCAGCTACCCCACCTCACCCTCCCGCTCGACCACTTCGCCCTgcgcaccccgccgccgccgccgccccccgccgTCGCGCCGTGCGCCCCCGCCGAGGGCCTCGCCCGCCTCTCCGACTACGAGCGGATCTCCCAGCTCGGCCAGGGCAACGGCGGCACCGTCTTCAAGGCGCGCCACCGCCGCACCGCGCAGCACTTCGCGCTCAAGCTCTTCGCCGCCGGGGACGGGGACCCCTCCGCGGCCCGCGAGGCCGAGATCCTCATGCTCGCCTCGGGCGCGCCGCACGTGGTGCGCCTCCACGCCGTCATCCCGTCGCCCGCCGCGGAGCAGCCGGCCGCGCTGGCGCTGGAGCTCGTGTCGGGGGGCTCCCTCGCGGGCCTCCTCcgcgcgctgggccggcccatgggGGAGCGCCCCATCGCCGCCGTGGCGCGGCAGGCGCTGCTGGGGCTGGCGGCCCTGCACGCGCTCCGCGTCGTGCACCGCGACCTCAAGCCGGCCAACCTGCTGGTCGGCGCGGGCGGCGAGGTGAAGATCGCCGACTTCGGCGCCGGCAAGGTGCTGCGGCGGCGGCTCGACCCCTGCGCGTCCTACGTCGGCACGGCCGCCTACATGTCCCCGGAGCGGTTCGACCCGGAGGCCTACTCCGGGGACTACGACCCGTACGCGGCGGACGTGTGGAGCCTCGGGATGGCGATCCTGGAGCTGTACCTGGGCCACTTCCCGCTCCTCCCGGCGGGGCAGCGCCCGGACTGGGCCGCGCTCATGTGCGCCATCTGCTTCGGCGAGGCGCCCGAGGCCCCCGCCGCGGCGTCGGACGAGTTCCGCGACTTCGTGGCCCGCTGCCTGGAGAAGAAGGCCGGGCGGCGCGCGTCCGTGGCGGAGCTGCTCCAGCACCCGTTCATCGCGGAGCGCGACGCGGAGGAGGCGCAGCGCTGCCTCGCCGCGctcgtggcggaggcggcggagctgGGCGACCAGTAG